A region from the Pseudomonas sp. KU26590 genome encodes:
- a CDS encoding substrate-binding domain-containing protein, giving the protein MSDLKDVARVAGVSRATAARCFASPGVVRPTTRDQVFAAARELGFRPNLLGRQLRLQTTQLIGVVVPSLLNPVFAEQFQAMERAARLRGYNLLLATTDYSAERESAVVEELLRQRVDGLVLTVTDAHSNRVLQSLSTEDTPFVLAYHQPGSTEYSAVSVDNRAGMALATRYLLDAGHRRIGMVAGPTLQSDRARQRYAGYCDAMVEHRLNAMPIIEMPSHTQADFSALAPLLNGPQAPTALVCSNDLLAISLIAELRRHGWAVPQQLSIIGFDGIEIGTQMHPTLCSVVQPIGALATTVIDQLLAQIAGAVPTSHCLPCHIRPGESTQPYNQPYEETLHDPLQ; this is encoded by the coding sequence ATGAGTGACCTGAAAGACGTTGCACGGGTGGCCGGGGTTTCCAGAGCGACCGCTGCCCGTTGTTTCGCCTCCCCCGGAGTGGTACGCCCGACGACCCGCGACCAGGTATTCGCCGCCGCTCGAGAGCTAGGTTTTCGACCCAATCTGCTCGGCCGTCAGTTGCGCCTGCAAACCACCCAGCTCATTGGCGTGGTCGTGCCGAGCCTGCTCAACCCGGTGTTCGCCGAACAATTTCAAGCCATGGAACGCGCCGCGCGGTTGCGGGGCTACAACCTGCTGCTGGCGACCACCGATTACAGCGCCGAGCGAGAAAGCGCAGTGGTTGAAGAATTACTGCGCCAGCGTGTAGACGGCCTCGTCCTCACCGTGACCGACGCCCACAGCAATCGCGTGCTGCAAAGCCTGAGCACCGAAGACACGCCCTTTGTCCTCGCCTATCACCAGCCCGGCAGCACCGAATACAGCGCCGTCTCGGTAGACAACCGTGCCGGCATGGCTCTGGCCACGCGTTATCTGCTGGACGCCGGTCATCGACGCATCGGTATGGTCGCCGGGCCGACGCTGCAGTCCGACCGGGCGCGGCAGCGTTATGCCGGCTACTGCGACGCCATGGTTGAACACCGCTTGAACGCGATGCCCATCATCGAAATGCCCAGCCACACCCAGGCCGATTTCAGCGCGCTCGCGCCGCTGTTAAACGGCCCTCAAGCCCCCACAGCGCTGGTCTGCTCCAACGACCTGCTGGCGATCAGCCTGATCGCCGAACTGCGCCGCCACGGATGGGCGGTCCCGCAGCAACTGTCGATCATCGGTTTCGACGGCATCGAGATCGGCACCCAGATGCACCCGACGCTGTGCAGCGTGGTCCAGCCCATCGGCGCGCTGGCGACCACCGTCATTGATCAATTGCTGGCGCAGATTGCTGGCGCCGTCCCGACTTCCCATTGCCTGCCGTGCCACATCCGGCCGGGCGAAAGCACTCAACCCTACAATCAGCCCTACGAGGAGACGCTCCATGATCCGCTTCAGTAA
- a CDS encoding ABC transporter substrate-binding protein, with amino-acid sequence MIRFSKTLAALLLCGVASLTQAAETAICYNCPPEWADWGTQLKAIADSTGVQVPLDNKNSGQSLAQLVAEKAAPVADVVYYGVTFGLQAQKAGVVGTYKPKGWEQIPPGLKDPEGYWFAIHSGTLGIMVNVDALGGLPVPQSWADLLKPEYKGMVGYLDPSSAFVGYVSAVAINQAMGGTLDNFAPAIDYFQKLAKNSPIVPKQTAYARVLSGELPILVDYDFNAYRARYKDKANVAFVIPKEGSISVPYVMSLVANAPHQANAEKVLDFVLSEQGQALWAKAYLRPVRTMKMPADVAAQFLPDSDYARAGVVDYQHMADVQEAFAARYLSEVK; translated from the coding sequence ATGATCCGCTTCAGTAAAACCCTGGCGGCACTGCTGCTGTGTGGCGTAGCCAGCCTGACCCAGGCCGCCGAAACCGCCATCTGCTACAACTGCCCGCCGGAATGGGCGGACTGGGGTACCCAGCTCAAGGCGATTGCCGACAGCACCGGCGTGCAGGTGCCGCTCGACAACAAGAACTCCGGGCAGTCACTGGCACAGCTCGTGGCGGAAAAAGCCGCACCGGTGGCGGACGTGGTGTATTACGGCGTGACCTTCGGCTTGCAGGCGCAGAAAGCCGGCGTCGTCGGCACCTACAAACCCAAGGGCTGGGAGCAGATTCCCCCAGGTCTGAAAGACCCGGAAGGGTACTGGTTCGCGATTCACTCCGGTACCCTGGGAATCATGGTCAACGTCGATGCACTGGGTGGCTTGCCGGTCCCGCAAAGCTGGGCTGATCTGCTCAAGCCGGAATACAAAGGCATGGTCGGTTACCTCGATCCGTCCAGCGCCTTTGTCGGCTACGTCTCCGCTGTGGCGATCAACCAGGCCATGGGCGGCACCCTGGATAACTTCGCGCCGGCCATCGACTACTTCCAGAAACTGGCGAAGAACTCACCGATCGTGCCCAAGCAAACCGCTTATGCGCGAGTGCTGTCTGGTGAGCTGCCAATCCTGGTGGATTACGATTTCAACGCCTACCGCGCCCGCTACAAGGACAAGGCCAACGTCGCCTTCGTCATCCCGAAGGAGGGCAGCATCAGCGTGCCCTACGTGATGAGTCTGGTCGCCAATGCCCCGCATCAGGCCAACGCCGAGAAGGTGCTGGATTTCGTCCTCTCCGAGCAGGGCCAGGCGTTGTGGGCCAAGGCGTATCTGCGTCCGGTGCGCACCATGAAGATGCCGGCTGACGTGGCGGCGCAGTTTCTGCCGGACAGCGATTACGCCCGCGCCGGCGTGGTCGATTACCAGCACATGGCCGATGTCCAGGAAGCCTTCGCCGCGCGCTACCTGAGCGAGGTCAAGTAA
- a CDS encoding ABC transporter permease, with translation MTGRLRPTSAWALAPAAAVLAAFWLLPLAHLILLGGQQRDGAGSGYWQVLSSPQYLGSLAQTCVLAAVVTFAALLVGGITGVFLARQRFFGRTTLVALLTFPLAFPGVVVGFLVILLAGRQGLFAMLGLKLAGERWVFAYSLAGLFLGYLYFSIPRVILTIMAACESLDRSLEEAAHSLGAGHWRVVCDVIIPGLAPALVSCGAICFATSMGAFGTAFTLGTQLNVTPVAIYNVFTNYANFTVAAALSVVLGALTWAVLLLARRMVKQSRTVL, from the coding sequence CTGACAGGGCGTCTGCGTCCGACGTCGGCCTGGGCACTGGCGCCAGCAGCGGCAGTTTTGGCGGCGTTCTGGCTGTTACCGCTGGCGCACCTCATATTGCTCGGCGGACAGCAACGGGACGGCGCCGGCAGCGGTTATTGGCAAGTGCTCAGCAGCCCGCAGTACCTGGGCAGCCTGGCGCAAACCTGTGTGCTCGCGGCGGTGGTGACCTTCGCCGCGCTGTTGGTCGGCGGCATCACCGGCGTGTTTCTCGCCCGTCAGCGCTTTTTCGGGCGCACGACGCTGGTGGCGCTGCTGACGTTTCCGTTGGCGTTTCCCGGCGTGGTGGTGGGCTTTCTGGTGATTCTGCTGGCGGGGCGGCAAGGGCTGTTCGCCATGCTCGGCCTGAAACTGGCGGGTGAGCGCTGGGTGTTCGCCTATTCCCTGGCGGGGCTGTTCCTCGGCTACCTGTATTTTTCGATTCCCCGAGTGATCCTCACGATTATGGCCGCCTGCGAAAGCCTCGACCGCAGCCTGGAAGAAGCCGCGCATTCCCTCGGCGCCGGGCACTGGCGCGTGGTGTGTGACGTGATCATTCCCGGGCTGGCACCGGCTTTGGTGTCCTGCGGCGCGATCTGTTTTGCCACGTCCATGGGCGCGTTCGGCACCGCCTTCACCCTCGGCACTCAGCTGAACGTCACGCCCGTGGCGATCTACAACGTGTTCACCAACTACGCCAACTTCACTGTCGCGGCTGCGCTGTCGGTGGTGTTGGGCGCGCTGACCTGGGCGGTGTTGCTGCTCGCGCGGCGCATGGTCAAGCAATCGAGGACGGTCCTGTGA
- a CDS encoding ABC transporter permease produces MKRSSLFIAQLLFTLLVCAFMLVPVVMSLLAGLTRNYFQGVSSGLTFDWIAQVWQAYSPTVWLSLQLAFACAVCVCVIGVPAAYALVRVNNLFSRAFEELMVLPVAMPGLASALALLLTYGQFGSFRSSWLFILVGHVLFTLPFLVRPVMAVMQRQHLPTLEEAAASLGAGPLRRFFSVVVPNCRAGILAGVLMVVTLSLGEFNLTWMLHTPMTKTLPVGLADSYASARLEVASAYTLIFLLMIVPLLVALQAISARLSRGEQR; encoded by the coding sequence GTGAAGCGCTCATCGCTGTTCATCGCGCAACTGCTGTTCACGCTGCTGGTCTGCGCCTTCATGCTGGTGCCGGTGGTGATGTCGCTGCTGGCCGGCCTGACGCGCAATTACTTTCAGGGCGTGTCCAGCGGTTTGACCTTCGACTGGATCGCGCAAGTCTGGCAGGCCTACTCGCCGACCGTCTGGCTCTCGCTGCAACTGGCCTTCGCCTGCGCGGTGTGCGTCTGCGTGATCGGTGTACCGGCCGCGTATGCATTGGTGCGGGTGAACAACCTCTTCAGTCGCGCCTTCGAGGAATTGATGGTCTTGCCCGTCGCCATGCCCGGCCTCGCCAGCGCCCTGGCCCTGCTGCTGACCTACGGCCAGTTCGGCAGTTTCCGCAGCAGTTGGTTGTTCATCCTCGTCGGCCACGTGCTGTTCACACTGCCGTTTCTGGTGCGGCCGGTGATGGCGGTGATGCAGCGTCAACATCTGCCAACGCTGGAGGAGGCCGCCGCGAGTCTTGGCGCCGGGCCGCTGCGACGGTTTTTCAGCGTCGTGGTGCCCAACTGCCGGGCGGGGATTCTCGCCGGCGTGCTCATGGTGGTGACGCTGTCCCTGGGTGAATTCAACCTGACGTGGATGCTGCACACGCCCATGACCAAAACCCTGCCGGTGGGGCTGGCGGACAGTTACGCCTCGGCGCGGCTGGAAGTCGCCAGCGCCTACACCCTCATATTTCTGTTGATGATCGTGCCGCTGCTGGTGGCGTTGCAGGCCATCAGCGCACGCCTTTCCCGTGGAGAGCAAAGATGA
- a CDS encoding ABC transporter ATP-binding protein, giving the protein MTGTTLRLIGCRKAFADGTVAVHDLNLTIEAGETLAILGPSGCGKTTTLRMIAGLERPDVGQVFFGDQDVTRLPIERRDVGMVFQNYALFPNLTVEGNIVYGLKVRGMAVAERNKRCAELLELVGLQEHAKRGIHELSGGQRQRVALARALAPRPKVLLLDEPLAALDAQLRERLRSELDQLLRGLGITSVFVTHDQGEAMALGDRILVMQQGRIAQLGTPREIYQQPANPFVASFVGNLNAFTVAGRTVKGLKVSGGELPWSEAGEPATVYCRPEHLRVVKSEGHLQGRLLGQFFQGAQSRLLIDVGAAQPLLVDSADNVIHAPGDLIALAIEPQALFALHP; this is encoded by the coding sequence ATGACTGGAACCACGCTGCGGCTGATCGGCTGCCGCAAGGCCTTCGCCGACGGCACTGTCGCTGTTCACGACCTCAACCTGACCATCGAGGCAGGTGAGACCCTGGCGATCCTTGGTCCGTCCGGATGCGGCAAAACCACCACGCTGCGGATGATCGCCGGCCTCGAACGCCCGGACGTCGGCCAGGTGTTCTTCGGCGATCAGGACGTCACTCGCCTCCCCATCGAGCGCCGCGACGTCGGCATGGTCTTTCAGAATTACGCGCTGTTCCCCAACCTGACGGTGGAAGGCAACATCGTGTATGGCCTGAAGGTGCGCGGCATGGCCGTCGCCGAGCGGAACAAGCGCTGCGCCGAACTGCTGGAACTGGTGGGCCTGCAAGAACACGCCAAGCGTGGCATTCATGAGCTGTCCGGTGGACAACGGCAGCGGGTGGCATTGGCCCGTGCCTTGGCGCCACGGCCGAAAGTCCTGCTGCTCGATGAACCGCTGGCCGCACTGGACGCGCAACTGCGTGAACGCCTGCGCAGCGAGCTCGATCAACTGCTGCGCGGCCTCGGCATCACGTCTGTGTTCGTCACCCACGATCAGGGCGAAGCCATGGCCCTTGGCGACCGGATTCTGGTCATGCAGCAAGGGCGCATCGCCCAGCTCGGCACGCCGCGGGAAATCTATCAGCAGCCGGCGAATCCGTTCGTGGCGAGCTTTGTCGGCAACCTCAACGCTTTTACGGTGGCTGGGCGCACGGTTAAGGGCCTGAAAGTCAGCGGCGGCGAACTGCCCTGGAGTGAGGCGGGTGAGCCGGCGACGGTGTATTGCCGACCCGAGCATCTGCGGGTGGTGAAGAGCGAAGGGCACCTGCAAGGACGTTTGCTGGGCCAGTTTTTTCAGGGGGCGCAGAGCCGTTTGCTGATCGACGTCGGCGCGGCGCAACCGTTGCTGGTCGACAGCGCCGACAACGTCATTCATGCCCCGGGTGATCTGATCGCCCTGGCCATCGAGCCGCAGGCGCTGTTTGCCCTGCACCCGTAA